The Elgaria multicarinata webbii isolate HBS135686 ecotype San Diego chromosome 4, rElgMul1.1.pri, whole genome shotgun sequence genome contains a region encoding:
- the ELOVL5 gene encoding very long chain fatty acid elongase 5, protein MESLDKTINSYLDVWLGPRDPRVKGWLLLTNYTPTFLFSGLYLLIVWLGPKYMQNRPPFSCRGILVVYNLGLTLLSLYMFYELVTGVWEGGYNFFCQDTHSGGEADLKIVRVLWWYYFSKLIEFMDTFFFILRKNNHQITVLHVYHHATMLNIWWFVMNWVPCGHSYFGATLNSFIHVLMYSYYGLSAVPSMRPYLWWKKYITQGQLIQFVLTIFQTSCGAVWPCKFPMGWLYFQIGYMISLIILFTNFYIQTYNKKAACRRKEYQNGSTAAVNGYTNSFSSLENNMKQRKQRKD, encoded by the exons ATCCCAGAGTAAAAGGATGGCTTCTCCTGACTAACTACACACCTACCTTCCTCTTCTCTGGCTTATACTTATTAATTGTATGGTTGGGACCAAAGTATATGCAGAATAGACCACCATTCTCATGCAGGGGTATTCTAGTGGTCTATAACCTTGGACTTACATTGCTGTCTCTCTATATGTTTTATGAG CTGGTGACGGGAGTATGGGAAGGAGGATACAATTTCTTCTGTCAGGATACGCACAGTGGAGGTGAAGCTGATCTGAAG ATCGTACGTGTCCTGTGGTGGTATTACTTCTCAAAGCTCATTGAATTCATGGATACTTTCTTCTTTATATTACGAAAAAACAACCACCAGATCACCGTTCTTCATGTCTACCACCATGCAACTATGTTGAACATCTGGTGGTTTGTTATGAACTGGGTGCCTTGTGGCCATT CCTATTTTGGTGCCACCCTTAACAGCTTTATTCATGTCCTCATGTATTCCTACTATGGATTATCCGCTGTTCCATCCATGCGTCCTTACCTCTGGTGGAAGAAGTATATCACTCAGGGACAGCTG ATTCAGTTTGTCCTTACAATCTTCCAGACAAGCTGCGGGGCTGTTTGGCCTTGTAAATTTCCTATGGGGTGGTTATACTTCCAGATAGGCTACATGATCTCCTTAATTATCCTTTTCACAAATTTCTATATTCAG actTACAACAAAAAGGCAGCCTGCAGAAGGAAAGAGTATCAGAATGGCTCCACAGCTGCTGTGAACGGGTACACAAATAGCTTTTCTTCTCTCGAGAACAATATGAagcaaagaaaacaaaggaaggaTTGA